DNA from Penaeus vannamei isolate JL-2024 chromosome 3, ASM4276789v1, whole genome shotgun sequence:
tattatgactgttattatcatcatcatcattgtaattattattctcattagtgTTACAACTGCCATTGTCAGTATCCTCATcaataacattactgttattcatattattattatcactattattaacattattattattatcatcgttattatcatcatagcattgccatcatcatcattggtatcattattgttattcatattcatattatcatttttatcattatcactttattaccAAAATCATTAATACTGTGtttatgattctgataatgataatgatgacaataaaacgataatcataatcataatgatatcaataataacaatagtgatattatcattatcactattatcactatagttattaccttcatcatcattattatcattaatattgttatcataattgttgttgttattgttattattatcatcataataatcgtcTTTGCTATAACTACCACTATCCTTACTATATTAtctttcttaccattattatcgttattagcatcattgtcgttgttgttatcatcattagttgtgttggtagtagcaatagtagtagtagcaggaacaGTAGGtgtaatagtaatggtactagtggtattgtcactactattttttttctattattgttcttattatgattattattatcattataatgattgctGTAGTAGCTCTGTCATTTCTGCCAATATTCTTGGATTTCAACCAGCATCTTTACTGAAAGTAGTTgcactactaataatattatgataataacacccCTACCaccaacagtaatgatactgacaatgatgatactaataatgatgataataataatcgtgatgataataataataacgacaacagtagtgataatagtaatgataatgataatgataataatgacagtagtgataatgatgataaaagtaatatgaacaatgatgtgaacaataatgataatgaaaatgataacaataataattgtaatgataataatagcaataatcataatgataagaataatgatgatcataatgataatagaaataatgataatgatgatgatggtcataatgatagtgttatgataataacaacaacaacaacagtaataatgctaataatgataatattgatactgatgataataatgataatgataatgatgataatgatggtgataatgataatggtgatactgatgataatgatattgataaccataataatgatgataatactaataatgattattacaataatgatactactactactaatggtaatgatagtaataataatgatattattatccattattatcaatgtattatcattatttttataatcattatcattattttttattatcatgtttttatcattatcatatctagtgttatcactattatcgttattgtagctataataattatacagatgataatgatgattgtgctaatgctaataataatgataataatagtattgatagcaaTAGTATTAATTATCAATGTggtttaatcatgataatgatgatgatagtaatgataacaaggataataatagtagtgataatgataatgacattaataatgatggtcatcatgattctgataatgacgataataacaattataatgataatgatactaatattgatgataatattaatgatgataatattaataatgatgatgataatgataacggaaataaCACTCTTAACTTTTATTgtcgttataactattatcataattacttattgttattatcaccaatgtcgttatttgtatatttatttcattataatcagtaCCATTATCCCTACCATATACATCGTGCTAGTATCATCGTAATCATTGCATGAACTCATATTagcaattgtttttgttgttagtagTGTCATTGTCCACATTACATCTACATCACTATCTGTAGTTATTAGTACTTGTAATCGTAGTTGTGCaatgtatcatcaccatcatatcatattgtaattaccattaatacTGTCGCAGTGCTTATGAAACTAAtgattctattaccattatccttacacTCACCATTATGATATTACATACTATTatgttttactataattatttaatactattactgctgttactaccaTCATGTCGTATCGTCGCTAGTATTCGATTcttttaatggtaatgaaaaccaGTAATAATCCAGAATTGTTTGAATGTCAGACGTTATATATTAAAGGCGAAAAGTATAAGTCGAGAGAGTTTACTGCTTGCAACAAacgctttctccctcctcactacATCTTGTGTGGGGCTGCCAATTTTATTGCTACAATCTTGGAAGTTTTCGCATTCACATTCCAGcctaaaagaaaaagcaaaacgtTGTCAGTTTGCCTTGCTTTGCcgtgcctctctcgctctttctcatattctttcaactcacgcgcacgcacgcacgcacgcacgcacgcacgcacgcacgcacgcacgcacgcacgcacgcacgcacgcacgcacgcacacacacacacacacacacacacacacacacacacacacacacacacacacacacacacacacacacacacacacacacacacacacacacacacacacacacacacacacacacacacacacacacatacacacacacacacaatcgtacCAACGTTGTCATGATGAGTTGTAAAATTAATATGATTACTTTTTTATGTTCATAAGCTAAACTAAGCTTAGTCGCAAATTTAGTGATTGAAAGAAATactatttatagaaaaaaatataatgcaaaCAAGTGAAATGtcacaaacaaaattacaaaacgAAATATATGAAGCTGTATCACACAGACATTCCACTGAACTATACaggcatcattattatgactagaTACATATGATCTAATCTATACAGACTCCAAGAATGATCGATGTGTATCTCTATATTAAAAGGTATTAAATTTGATTTGTTCTTCTCGCGCGCGGTTGGCAACCCTGAGCCACTGACGCAAGGCCACGTACGTAAACAAAATGACCTTATCCTGAGGTGGCTCCATTTTTCTTGTGCTCTAGAAACGCTTATTTGTAGGTAAGCAATGGAATAAGTGTGTGAAATAGAGGGTTATAGAGAACTGCTTATCTTATGGTATTTTAATTAATGAAGTAGGTGACTGGTACATGTCTTGCAATGCTCCAGGGACAGTGCCAATGGCTAGGAGGAATTGCATTGGAATGTTCTGGGTCGAGTGCTACCTTTTGGCTCATTAGCTCTGGTTGGCACAGTAGAGGACATCACTATAAACAAAGGGGGTATAGGTTTAGGTTTCCACAGTTCTGGGTACAAAATTAATTGTGTCAAAATTGAAAGCACTACATTTATGTCATTCCTTTACAAATTAATAAGTATATGGTAATTGTTTACAGAGTGACTAACCCTTCCTAACCCGGGTCAGACTGAAAACTTTGTAGCACATGTGCAAGTGGCTGCTGTTTACTCTTTCTTATTTGTTGGCCAAGCAAAATTGTCAAAGTACCAGTTAACTGTACAGCCCATTTATACTTCGGGTGTATTTAAATGCTGAGTATGTCGCAAGTGAGAAGTCTGTTGAAATATATGGTTTATACTAAGTGTttggaataataattatgatgactgaaCTGCATACATCCATGAAAATATCTTCAGCTTATAGAGTAGTGTTTGTAGATATTGGCAAAGTTAATGAAACTGTGAGAACTCCACTGGATGTGGCTTAATTCAAGTTCAAATGTTGCACCTCAAAGGAAGAAGACACAAGTCAACTCATTATCTCATCATCTTGAAGCATCTTGAATGCTAACAGTAATTAATACTGTTTTTGAATTGGTCTTAACCCATATGCATTTAATATTTTAAAGTGTtttttacaacttttttttttacacatcacAGTATGACAGAACCTTGCAAAATAGTAATGTAATATTGGCAAGTGCCGAATATCACTTGTCTAATGCAAATCTACCGGTATTTTTGATTACATGTCATTTTACCCGTTGAAAACTGAACTGAGTGCAATGTCTCTTGTTGGGTGTGATTGTGGATATACCAATTTTATATTCAGTTGATGAGAAAATACTGAACTATAGATTTGAATACTGTAATGTAAAAGGGTACAGTACTTATATTGCTAAAAGCGATAATTCAAATAACACCCTGGGAAGAAGGGGTCTGGGGACTTAACCCTGGTAGGAAAACATCTCAGGGGAAGAAGGTCAGGGAGATTGCCTCCACTAAGGGGTTAGGAAAGCAAGTGTGCcttccccccttcaacccccagtTCCCTATGATTGAAGGAGTTAAGAAGAATTATACAAAAAACCCAGGTATGGCTGCCTTTGTtagatttatcatgaaaatagtaCTGTTAACCCCAATAATATGGATGATGTGACCGTCATGTCATGAAATAATTTGACTTGAGGGGTGGAtgacatgaacatgccatcatgatAAAACTTTGCAGAGGGCTGGAGTGAAGGAAACTTACCTTCATGAGAAATTTgactgaaggccagggtgacaggaatgactcaccatgagtgcacagaaaatttaatattccataaaaaatgtaaaagtaaCACAATTGACAAAAGGttactttttgtcattattattccaaaAAACATTTATgtagaaacaagagaaaataacgtTGCAGTCTCAAGTACTCCTGTGTGCCCAGCTTACAAGCCACACATCTGTCAGAGTGGCAGCTCAGGTAAGCCAAAAGCCTGTATTTTGAGCAACATGCAGGCAGTGAATCTTCAAAATCCAAGGggttaaaaataatagtattatccAAAATGGATGTTTACATTCTGCAAAGGAACATAAGTGATGCTCACTGCTGTAAACATGAGTCTATAAAAATTTTGCCTAATGTTGGAGATTAAAAGTAGTGACTTTGACTTAGTGGCTTTGTGTAAACATCACCCCCCTTTTCAAGACAGGAGACCGAAGTGACCCGACAAATTATCGCCCCATCTCCCTCACATTGATTGTCTGCAAAATTTTTGAACATGtaatacataaacacaataaATTACATTGATACCCACAACATGTACAAGATCACAAACAACCTTATAGATTTCAACAAACACTAATACTTACaagcagcacacacacgcaacacaaggAACTAACACACAAGTAAATTTGTTACATACCACATCAACACTGACTCTTACAAGCACTGCTTTCTCTCACGTACCATACGCAACTGGAACAGGCTACCCTAACATATTGAAACAAAAATGTTCACTGCTTTCACTAACAAACTAAAACACTTAACACTACAAGCACCTTCACACACCAAAATTACCACTTAATCCTTAATCACATTCTGCAGGTGAATCCAAAAACACTAATGCTAGAGACACATTTACAATAGGCTATACTGAAATGAAGTCCGTAACAGGACTTTATTTCTGTGAACATGTTATGTAATGTCACAAGTAGTCATGGCTCCTTATGTTATTATTTCACAAAAAGatatttgccttttctttcttgtttgagtTTAAAAGTTGAATGTATTTTACAATGcttttaattttcttaattaGGTACATTGGAAGAAAGGAATCTGAATTAAACTTTccattgttattgatgtcttctccatcttttattttcttgctcttattcttaACATTTAGAAAGATAGCTGTGGAAGTAATTTTCTAATAGAATCTACTCTAGTACTGTTAGAATATAGCTTCAATGAGGCATTGACTACAGTTTGATTACAATATAAGTTGCTTTTTTTCCTTACAGAACATCAGTCATGGGGGACACAGAGCAGATTGTTGCAGAGCCAGATGAGATGGATGTGGATGATGTTGAGGGTCTTCATCCAAGCTCTTTGCATCCACAGACTCCCCAAATTATTTCTCAGTTTATTTATAATGGTAAACAGACCATGCATCACTTCATTTAAAGGTTTTGGGGAGGGAAAATTTATAGAATGCAAATTTGGTCAAGCACATTAAGGGATTGTATATTATTGGGTGCCTATACTAAGTGCTCTTATATCGCTATATAAAATGAGTGTTCATTGGAATCTAAAgtttaagggaaagggagaaagaaacagtaaaaaaattgTGAATATATGAATTTTTTATGCTCTCATATTCATTTAATTCAACAGGATATATTTCCTTAATATAAAGTTTTATTACAAGTAGAAATTAACTGTGTCAaacattattttaattaattgtaTTATTACCTTTACAGCTATTACACTGATTACAACATTTGGATGGTATATAGTTGGGCTCTCTGCTTTGGGCTATTTCCTCTGGCTCCGATTACGCCCTAAAGTTAACCAGTGGAAAGAACAGCGTGAAAGAGACCAAGAAGCAGCAGAGTTACATAAAAGTaagtcactgttattatcatcattattattgttattgttattattattatttttattattattattttaattttcattattgttattgttataattattatttttattatattatttttaaaagattatcattgttattttactaacaccaccaccattattattttaataatttttattattattttttgttatcatccttattattattgttattattatttttgtcaatattattattgttgtgatgattatgatgatgataatataataatcttagttatataaataatagtcataaaaatcataataatgataatattaatgataatgataataatattatgattattattatagatattgttcttgttctttttattaatattgttattactatttataattACTGCTGTCATTGTTAAAATTGTTAAATATTGATAGGTATATATTAGCTAAATCTATGTTTTACTTTTTAGAGATAGGTACAATTAAAGACAAAAGTCATAAACTTGTTATATGTACAAGAAAAATTGGATTCATTAGCTTAAAATATCATTGGGCATTCTTCATCAACCATATCATGATAAAGCAAGTATTGTTATATAATCAGTACTGCCTTAAACATTTCATTACAATTACTGAATTGAAGAAATTCAGTAATTACTTTCTTGATATATCTAATT
Protein-coding regions in this window:
- the LOC113811158 gene encoding selenoprotein S isoform X1; the protein is MCISILKGIKFDLFFSRAVGNPEPLTQGHVRKQNDLILRWLHFSCALETLICRTSVMGDTEQIVAEPDEMDVDDVEGLHPSSLHPQTPQIISQFIYNAITLITTFGWYIVGLSALGYFLWLRLRPKVNQWKEQRERDQEAAELHKNPDKVLARERAIEAARQRMQEEYNKRAMAHAEKVQEVEEKKRQERIEDWERHERGEGYRNKTRYTTASEPAAVVPGPSASQSKSSGKPRLRPEYNPLTGEGGGSCRFRPDRRGPSAGG
- the LOC113811158 gene encoding selenoprotein S isoform X2, translating into MLQGQCQWLGGIALECSGSSATFWLISSGWHSRGHHYKQRGTSVMGDTEQIVAEPDEMDVDDVEGLHPSSLHPQTPQIISQFIYNAITLITTFGWYIVGLSALGYFLWLRLRPKVNQWKEQRERDQEAAELHKNPDKVLARERAIEAARQRMQEEYNKRAMAHAEKVQEVEEKKRQERIEDWERHERGEGYRNKTRYTTASEPAAVVPGPSASQSKSSGKPRLRPEYNPLTGEGGGSCRFRPDRRGPSAGG